The following nucleotide sequence is from Glycine max cultivar Williams 82 chromosome 9, Glycine_max_v4.0, whole genome shotgun sequence.
TTATCTTTGAATGACTGTGCCTAATTTAAGTTACTAATCTGCTATTTTAGCGTTTACTTGCTCCTTGGGTGACTTTCTTATCATCTCGAATAAAGCTATGGCTTGTTTATTAACTATTCGACACTCAGAACTAGAacaccacttttttttttcctgtataACTTCGTCATCATACTTATATTTCTCTATTGCTCAATCTGAGTTTATTGTTTCTTCAAACTCCTGCTGCAGGTACAAAGGGGTTGAGTAAGGCAGGAAAACTAGTCATAGGTAATAATATGCCTTGTACGCAATGTTTATATTTAGTGTGTGCCTTGAAATTTATTTGTCTTGTACAACATATTTCATTAGCATGAAAAACCGGGCatttttctgaatttttcttCTAAACCCCCCATATAGGGATTCTTTATCTTAAAAGTATGAAAACTGAAAATgccttaaaaaatattcaattgatTCTATCAATGCCATATCCCATATATTATTTTCCCGAGTCTGCGCTTTAATAGGAAAGAATATATGCTTTAAAAGTATAGCATCTTCAAATCCATGATTGCATGTGTGAATGTTtccatataatattaatatttcctTTCGGCCTCCTCCCTTAGGTTTAAGTGTTGTAATCCTATGCATGTTGATGATTGGGTTGCTCCTACATTGCAAAAGAAAACACAGTTCCTCAAGTGGTCAATTCCAAACAAGAAATACTTTTTCTATTCCCTCCTCACCAAATGCAGAAGTCGAAAGTGGCAGTGTGTACTTTGGAGTTCCTCTCTTCTCCTACAAGGAGCTTGCAGAAGCAACAAACCGTTTTGACCTTAATAAACAAATTGGAGATGGAGGCTTTGGGACTGTCTACAATGGTAAGCACTCAAACTCCACCCAGTTAACTTTTTAATTGATGCGTTAAAATAGTCCTCCATCCTATTGTATAATTTATGCTTATTAGATATTTGAAACCTAGGGAAACTCAAAGATGGAAGGGAAGTTGCAGTGAAGCACTTGTATAATCATAACTACAGGCGAGTAGAACAGTTCATGAATGAAATTCAGATCCTCACACGTTTGCGCCACAGAAATCTTGTGTCACTCTATGGCTGCACTTCACGTCAGAGCCGTGAACTGCTGCTTGTGTATGAATACATTCCAAATGGCACAGTAGCCAGCCATCTCCATGGGGAATTGGCAAAGCCTGGCTTACTAACGTGGTCCTTACGAATCAAAATCGCACTAGAGACTGCTAGTGCATTGTCTTATCTTCATGCTTCTAAAATCATTCACCGCGATGTCAAAACTAACAACATTCTTCTTGACAACAGTTTCTGTGTTAAAGTTGCAGATTTTGGCCTTtcaagactattccccaatgaCATGACTCATGTCTCCACAGCACCACAAGGGACCCCGGGTTACGTTGACCCGGAATATCACCAATGCTACCAGCTAACTAGCAAGAGTGATGTGTATAGCTTTGGAGTTGTGCTCATTGAGCTAATATCATCTATGCCAGCTGTTGACATGAACAGGCATAAGGATGAAATTAACTTGTCAAATCTAGCCataaagaagatccaagaaaGGGCATTGAGTGAACTGGTCGACCCTTATTTGGGTTTTGATTCAGACAAAGAGGTGAAGAGGATGATAGTTGAGGTGGCAGAGTTGGCCTTTCAATGTTTGCAACAGGACAGGGAATTGAGACCTCCCATGGATGAAGTCCTTGAGGTATTGAAGAGAATTGAAAGTGGGAAGGATGAGCTAAAGCATCTAGAAGAAGCAGTTCATGGTTCTGGTTCTGGGGTTTCACATAATGTAACAACCTCATCATTGGATGAAGCTGGATTGTTGAAGAATAGGAAGCCACCTTCTTCACCAATATCCGTTACTGATAGTTGGGAAAGTAAATCCACTACGCCTAATGCCAGTTCTTAATCACTTGGCCTATTATCTGATAGTGATACTTAATCCATTCTAGCATTAGAAGCTTTCAGCATTCattgttagttgaaaatgaGTGAATCTGAGCATCATTTATCATGTGATCCACTTGTATAGTTATAGGATGATTATATTAAGCGGAATATCATAGTCAAGCCAGAAGTTGAGggaatataaatttgaatattcagaataaaagaaaatatagttgTTGATTCTAGAAACTGTGTTGTCCCTTTTAAGCTGTAAAGCATGCACAGTATTTGGGTGTTAGATTGTCACACACTCCACTCCAACATTGACACTTccttaaaattcaattaaaaattaattttttatcgtCATTGATATACCTATATTGAGTGGACACCTTcttgattaaatatttaatgagactagtttataaaaaaaatatcaattttgtcAAACATTTAATTATGCTTTAAAAACGATAAAAAATGTTTCAGATCACGACTCTGGTTTTTGTTTTCCCTATAGGTTCTACGAATGGTTCAAGCTCTGACAAACATTCACCTGACGGTGGAGGAACAACATCACGGCCACTATCCTTCAAGGATATGTGTCTcaagaaaaaaaggaatagAAGTATGTCCAAAATTCGATATGCAGAAACAAAAATTGATGTAgttccatgtggagcttgtaggccttggatcttcttcatcaatgaattcctttgcttcttgaggtcCGATTgtagcagaatggagaaggagaaagatgaatggagacgcTACTTCAAGtaaaagatgagtctagaagaagttcaccaccataAGAAGCCATAAATAAGAGCttaaaggtagaagaagatgaatggagggagagaaagagaagagcacaaaatttagtgcctctaaagaagtttgaactttgaagtttaattctcaaatgatcaaagttggaaaaatgcacacacatagcctctatttatagcctaagtgtcacacaaaattggagagaaatttgaatttcaattcaaatttcacttgaatttgaaattgaatttgtggagtcaaattttggagccaaaatttcactatgattagtgaatttcatatATGGTTCTGCCCACTAACCCAAGATGAAGTCtaagattttccactaagtgtgcttaggtgtcatgaagcatgtaaagcatgaagaacatgcacaaagtgtgattatatgatgtggcaatagggtgtagtaagcaaatattcacctccccctctaaaatttaattggattgcacttcttccaattcaattaaatttatttctcaacacatcaaatattcacttaatgcatgtgaaattataaaattacccctaatacaaaaactagtctaggtgccctaaaatacaaagactgaaaaatcttatatttctagggtaccctatctacattatggagccctaaatacaaggacaaaaaataatgaaatcctaatatgtacaaagataagtgaactcatacttagcccatgggcccaaaatctaccctaagactctTGAGAACCctaggccttctcttgcatctctggctcaatctacttgcagtcttctacccaatgcccttgcgaggTAGGATTGCATAAAAAACTTACAACGATGGAGTACGAAGACGGCAACCCTTTGAAGCCAAAGGTCCATATCGAATAATTGGTATTGGAAGGCCTATGTGCACCATGAAAGGACGCACTGGTGGTGAAGTTGCTTGGTAAGAGTATTGGGTTTCGGATCATGAAAGAAAGACTAACTAGAATTTGGAAACTTTTTGTAGGCTTCAACATCATGGACATTGGCAATGGGTATTTTATGATCAATTTTGACATGGGCGTTGATTGCGTGAAAGTCATCGAGGAGGACCTAATTTTGACATGGACATCTCTAGGTTTACTCACCTATGTTCATTCAAGAAGCTATGGGCCACTCTTGAGGAATTTGGTTCCTATCTAACATGAATGACATTACTTTCACACTCTTTGATTTCATGCATCAATGTATCTCATTTTCCATTAAGAAGCTTAATTCGTAGTGAAGTTGCTAGACCATCTATGCCTCTCCAACCTCAACTTTGCATACTTTTCTTTGGGATCACCTCAGGAGTTTATCAAATTCTATTCCTAACCCCCGGCTTCTCTTAGAAGAATTCAATGAGATTATCCACTCATCAGGGTCTAGGGAGGTAACTTTCACATTGCTCGTGCTCAAAGTCTCTCTTTCGTATTTATTGATTGTGGTCTTCTGGACCTGGATACAAAAGGGGTCACCTTCATGTGGAGGAGGAATACTCAATGTGGTGGTCATGTTAGAAAAAAGCTAGATAGAGTTATGTCAAATTCCACTTGGAGATTGACCTTTCCTAATGCCCTAGTAGAATTTTTGCCTATGCACAACTCGGACCTCAACCTTATGTATCTTCATAGTTGCAAATTTGTTACAagaaaaattttgtattttcattttcaagtaGATTGGCTAGGTCATCTAGATTATGGAGATATTGTCAAGAAGGCCTGGTAGATTGCTTAAGAGGGTGTCTTTTCTAAGCTTCAAGGGGTGGAAGAGCTGTATATTATCTTCAACAATGAATGTGTTTGGAACCATTTTCAAGAGAAAAAGGAAGCTTGATGACAAAATCAAAAGGTGCCCATTAGTAGCTAGATCTTTTCCTTACTCTAATCTTATTCAATTAGAGAAAAATCTTTGGTTGTAGTACAGTCTGGTGTTGGACCAGGAGGAGATTCTTTGCTTCCAGAAGTCCAAAGAAAATTGCATCAAATTTGGCAATAGAAACACTAAGAATTTTCATACTCACGTTATGATTAAAAGAGGGAAGAACAAGGCGAATGGTCTCTTTATTGATAATACTTGGATTACTGATGAAACTATCTTTGAGAGGGAAgccatagatttttttaaaaattgtttcaatCAACTGATCATTGTGCCCATAGAGTTTGATTCTGCACTCCATTTCCACCATTGGTCAACAAGTTACTAATGCTCTTTAGAGAGAGGTTTTGGTTGGAGAAGTGAAGGATGCAATGTTTGCTATGGATTCTTACAAGGCTCTAGGACCAAATGGCTACTAACCTATCTTCTATAAAAACTTATGGAATATTCTTGAAGTGGATGTTTGGAGCATGGTAAACCAAGCTTTCTGCATATGAAATTTTAGGGAAGGGTTTGTTGAAACACTGATAGTTCCCATTccaaaaaatgacaaatatacCATTGGCCCTCAAGGACTTTAGACCCATCAGCCTCTACAATGTGTTCTTTAAAGTTATTTCTATAGTTCTAGTTAATAGATTGTGACCTCATTTGAATATAATCATTGGGCCTatgcaaagaaattttattCCCAAGAGAGGTACATCTAACAATGCCATCATTGCACAAGAAATTGTTCACCACATGCACaacaagaaaggaaaatctGGCATCCTTTTGTTTAAAATTGACTTGATAAGGCCTATGACTGTGTCAATTGGGACTTCCTCAAATATACTCTAAATGAATTTGGTTTGCCAGGAAGGATTATTGAGTTGATCATGAACCGTGCCTCTATGACTAGCCTCTCTCTAAAGTGGAATAATGAAAAGATCCACAACTTCACTCCTAGGAGAGGCCTAAGACAAGAAGATCCTCTTTTTCCTTACCTTTTCCTATTGTGTATGGAAAAGTTAGCTATTCTCATTAATGAACTCGTAAAAGATAAAGAGTGGTAGCCAATTTCCATTTAGAGGAATGGTCCTTAAGTGAGTCATCTTTTCTTCGCAGATGATTCCCTTTTGTTCACCAAAGCCTGTGTATCCCAAGATGGATTGGGCAAGGAGGTGCTTGAGGTATTTTGTATGACCTTGAGTTTAAAGGTACATATTGACAAATCAAGATTTTCTGCATCCAAGAATGTGTCCAATACCAAGAGGGGTCAAATAGACAACATCATTAATTTCCCCTACACCTCTAATAAGGGAGAGTACCTAAAGTTTCCTATATTCACTGGTCGTGTCACTAAGAGGGAATTCAACTTCATTATGGATCACATTCGTGGAAAATTGGCGGGCAGAAGTTCAAGCTCTTGAGTAGGGTAGGGTGACTTTAGCTCAATCAGTGTTGGCCTTTATCCCCCCATATGTCATGCAAAACCATCTTCTTCCAAAGGGTACTTGCGAAGCTATTGATACTTCGATAAGGAAGTTCATTTGGGACAGCGACTCTTCTCACTGATTGATCATTTTTAGTTTAGTATTTTCCTATTACTCTAAAATTATTTGACGtctcttttattcttattttctcaCCTTAATTCAATTTATGTCTTGGGCAAATAATTGGGCTTAATTgataattgttgcttatttttggatttttttttgtttatttgaccTATCTGCCTTGTGCTGGACCTATAGAACAACAAAACTCCAAATGAAGCATATGCGTAGTCCCTGGAAAGCTAAGGAAAGAagctacaatttttttagaaatgagtTTGGGCCAATTTTTCCATTTTGAGGGTTCTTTCAGGCTAGGTAGTCATAACCTCTGCACTTGAATTTTGAGCTGCGAATTTTAGGCCTTTGCATTGTGTAATTAGCTTAACTAGATAGATTAGTTGGGCCTAATATGTTCCGATCcattatttctaattaattagagTATATATTAGTTTACTTAGTGTATTTTCAAAGTTAGTTAGAATCATTtggtaaaacatatttttagaaaCTTCTAGTGCAAGTTTTAAATCatactcttctctctctttttctctcaactaTTCTTCACATTTCTTAATCTCTTCAACTCTGTTATTCTCTTGTTCAATTTTCGCTGTTCTTCCATTGGTGATgactatggaaggctaaacaattaattgttggattaagtggcctcagaataattaagaggggggggggggttgaattaattattaatgtgtcttgactaaataaaaaattatccttcttaatgttactagattcaactaggcttttactacaaagttaagaaagtaaagaacagaaacaaaaacttaaccaaaagtaaaagcggcaattaaaagtacacagcagaaattaaagagtgtagggaagaagaagacaaatacaagatttatactggttcggccacaacccgtgcctacatccagtccccaagcaaccaacgattcttgagatttctttcaaccttgtaaaatcctttacaagccaaagatccacaagggatgtaccctcctttgttctctttgaacaaccaagtggatgtaccctccacttgaactgattcacaagggatgtaccttttcttgttctcagtacaataacccaagtagatgtaccctctacttgtaccagaAAGGATGTACTCTCCAATGTGTAAAAAACTTGTtatgaaattcatgccatggtcacatatttataatcatttgatgactcaagttaaagtttgtgactcttggcaatttcttttaaactagtcaccttttaaaaattgtgactcttttgaaaactagtcatttaaaaagttgtgacttttgaaaaaatctttagaaataagtcactttaagaattttgacttttggaaatttatttttagacatcattcactggtaatcgattaccatcaaggtgtaatcaattacacatcaacagatgtgactctttgtgtttaaattttgaaaatcaaaacgtttagaaactctgtgatcgaggccgtacccgaatcaaatcattattaaaatgcaataactaggaagtgatcctaggtcgtctccagacgagcaatgataaaccaaatgctcataacagatagtaggaaaatagtaacgaattgggggggggggggtgtttgctttggtaaattaaacagcgaatagatgtgaattataaaatatcagaattaaaacacgttgcttccccttgattcacaagcaagtctcttatcctaggtaaCGAGAGTTCATCCTtattcagttcaaccacttaatccaaccctaaattaaattactaagccaaaatttaacataaggcattcattatgtgattaagcaacacatacaccaattactcataaacgatcattaagcatgaacgtaaattaagcacagagataattaatcaagtactaagcatgcatgaattaatagcaacaaatttagagtaattagtgaagaggaaaaactgaacagaatttaacagtaataatagaacctcaaagagaactgtgcttgatcctcaagagaaaacaatgctggggacttatgttggatcaagtggcctcagaatatttaaaaagggggggggggggttgaattaatttttcctaaacctttactaattaaaaatttactcttctaaggcttttacatatgttgttaagagaataaggagtagaagagaaacataaccaaaagtaaaagtggaaaataaaatgcacagcggaaagtaaaagagtagggaagaaggagacaaacacacaagagtttttatactggttcggaaacaacccgtgcctacatccagtccccaagtgacctgcggtccttgagatttctttcaattttgtaaaaattcttttacaagcaaagatccacaagggatgtaccctcccttgttctctttaaaCCTAGtgaatgtaccctccactagaactgatccacaagagatgtaccctctcttgttctcagtcaaatccaagtagatgtaccctctacttgtaccacaaaggatgtaccctccaatgtgttaagacaaagatctcaggcggttaaatctttgatactttgtgaatggggatacaaaagaattctcaggcggttagtcctttgaacacttttgtataagggaatgggaagaatcaaagaattctcagactgtgtcgttttgaattctttgacaagggagaagggagacacaagaattcaagcggttagtccttcgttcttttggaaaagggagaagagagacacaaaaagaattcaggcggttagtccttggcgaattctttttggcaaagggagaagagatgaaaagaatgaatagcacaagttttcaaggtttagaaaatcagaaaactttggaaagcttttggcacaaagaagaggaagaagttcaaagagattcaaggcttgtaaaggattgtataagattgattggaaaaaagtgtattgaaaagcaaatcaaagccttgcttttatagactcttcatgtctggccaagaggaccatttagaagaggtataacttttagaaaaacttaaaaccaatttgaaaaagtcaaaaaatcatttgaatagttacatcttttgatttactcagaaacaatcactggtaatcgattaccaaatcagtgtaatcgattacacaaagcttttatgtgaaaggatgtgactcttcacatttgaatttgaatttcaacgttcaaaggcactggtaatcgattaccaaaacattgtaatcgattacaactttttgaaatcaattggaacgttgtaaattcatttgaaaactttttcaaatccattttgctactggtaatcgattaccattacaacaatctggtaatcgattaccagagagtaaaaactctttggtaaacatgttttgagaaaaatccatgtgctactcaatttttgagaaaaccttttcatacttatcttgattacgccttctcttgattcttgaatcttgagtcttgaatcttgatctcttgaatcttgattcttgattcttgaaatcaacttttctcttgaatcttgaagtgttcttgattctatcttgaatatcttaaactcattctttgattgacctttgagctttttgtcatcacctttgtcatcatcttttgttatcatctttgttatcatcaaaacatctttgaatcactcttgatacatcatgaagctttgcttctacaacttAGCCtttcattaatcaatagagaacgaaattatagattgaagaacgaaattttattgctaaaacgaaaagtcagaactggaattgcaaaaacgaaaaaaaaggagaaagagcagagagagaagagagaggcctaaactaaaaccttggtgctgttatatagtttttcagccccaaagcttacaaatttgttttaaatccaagtccataaataaaatcaaatcaaatttagataagataagataagataagatctagatgaaataatatctagatgagatcaaatctaaataatatctagataagataaagtctagataagataaaattttgtaaaataaaatagtctaccctcttcaagtccaagcccaattctggattcaagcccaatgtttcattaattcttgaatgtagaagcaaagcttcatggtgaataaaaggtgattcaaaggtgttttgatgataacaaatatgataacaaaagatgatgacaaaggtgatgacaaaaagctcaaagatcaatcaaaaaacaactcaagtgaatcaaagatcaatcaaagaacaactcaagtgaatcaagaacaattcaagagttcaagataagaatcaagaagaattcaagactcaagaagaaagtttagagtcaagaatcaagattcaaggttcaagattcaagactcaagattcaggaatcaagagaaggcttaatcaagataagtatgaaaagtttttctcaaaaattgagtagcacatgatttctCTCAAAACatctttaccaaagagtttttactctctggtaatagattaccagattgttgtaatcgattaccagtagcaaaattgttttgaaaaagttttcaaattgaatttacaatgttccaattaatttcaaaaacttgtaatcgattacaatgttttggtaatcgattaccagtgcctttgaacgttgaaattcaaattcaaatgtgaagagtcacatcctttcacataaaagcattgtgtaatcgattacacttatttggtaatcgattaccagtgactgtttctcaataaatcaaaagatgtaactcttcaaaaaggttttgactttttcaaatttgttttaagtttttctaaaagttataactcttctaaatggtcttcttgaccagacatgaagagtctataaaaacaaggctttgttttgcattttcaattaattcattctttcaatcttgaatacttttccaatcaatcacttacaatcctttacaagccttgaatctctttgaacatcttcttcttctttgtaccaaaatctttctaaagttttctggttttctaaaccttgaaaacttgtgctattcatcttttcattctcttctccctttcccaaaaagaattcgccaaggattaaccgcctgaattctttttgtgtctctcttctcccttttccaaaagaacaaaggacttaccgcctgaattcttttgtgtctcccttctcccatgtcaaagaattcaaaacgacacagtttgagaattcttttgattcttctcattcccttatacaaaagtgttcaaaggaataaccgcctgagaattcttttgtatcccctttcacaaagtatcaaaggtttaaccgcctgagatctttgtcttaacacattggagggtacatcctttgtggtacaagtagagggtacatctacttgggtttgactgagaacaagagagggtacatctcttgttgatcagttctagtgaagggtacatccactaggttcaaagagaacaagagagggtacatcccttgtggatctttgcttgtaaaaggatttttacaaggttgaaagaaatctcaaggaccgcaggttgcttggggactagatgtaggcacgggttgttgccgaaccagtataaaaactcttgtgtgtttgtttccttcttccctactcttttacttttcgttgtgcatttaattttcgcttttactttctgttaattttctcttctactcctcattctcttaacaatttagtaaaagccttagaagagtaattttttaattagtaaaggtttaggaataattaattcaaaccccctttttaattattctgaggccactcgatccaacactgaaattagattaaaaacatcaaattagttgaatgggcccaaataataaaacttcctaattaatttgacacttaagattaatcagtacttaaaatggtgcaaaaagggttaagaaataggagaaaataatggcacataaaaaccccccatacttatccttttgcactcctaggcaaaatgaaataaagaacaaaatccaaggatatcaaagagagacaaacaaaaacatttacatatttctcaattaacatcaaggaatgaaaggaatgggtaacatctaacatgaagagatccaaagagtctagacattcgtgaaaatcatccaagcaacccaatcatggaaaaatagttaatcagctcaagaatgaaaaatgattaagcctcacaagatatacactatatctctcaagtgtctaggctactgtttactctcgaagcacccatgaaaataaacaccacataaacttggcaaaattctaaaattgacaaacaacttgacaaa
It contains:
- the LOC100786779 gene encoding LEAF RUST 10 DISEASE-RESISTANCEUS RECEPTOR-LIKE PROTEIN KINASE-like 1.2 isoform X1 — translated: MNPKQLLLLFFSLFLTITFSLNERFEACDAKTCGNGQNISYPFYIQGKQKPFCGQPGFELTCSHKGFPILTLMYTPYTIHQIFYDNQSLRVSNPVFSQPNLSSCIAPTQNLTVGRYRFRVAPNQRELFVLYGCDSAALQKTVPERRIWCSAAGNETTSVVGLDKGDRDLVSARESCKGGAVNATVDDLKGGVREALQRGFLLLWNATSCSECKSSGGRCGFDIDPRVYAFRCYCPDRPHAVKCTNTGTKGLSKAGKLVIGLSVVILCMLMIGLLLHCKRKHSSSSGQFQTRNTFSIPSSPNAEVESGSVYFGVPLFSYKELAEATNRFDLNKQIGDGGFGTVYNGKLKDGREVAVKHLYNHNYRRVEQFMNEIQILTRLRHRNLVSLYGCTSRQSRELLLVYEYIPNGTVASHLHGELAKPGLLTWSLRIKIALETASALSYLHASKIIHRDVKTNNILLDNSFCVKVADFGLSRLFPNDMTHVSTAPQGTPGYVDPEYHQCYQLTSKSDVYSFGVVLIELISSMPAVDMNRHKDEINLSNLAIKKIQERALSELVDPYLGFDSDKEVKRMIVEVAELAFQCLQQDRELRPPMDEVLEVLKRIESGKDELKHLEEAVHGSGSGVSHNVTTSSLDEAGLLKNRKPPSSPISVTDSWESSTNGSSSDKHSPDGGGTTSRPLSFKDMCLKKKRNRSMSKIRYAETKIDVVPCGACRPWIFFINEFLCFLRSDCSRMEKEKDEWRRYFK
- the LOC100786779 gene encoding LEAF RUST 10 DISEASE-RESISTANCEUS RECEPTOR-LIKE PROTEIN KINASE-like 1.2 isoform X2, with protein sequence MNPKQLLLLFFSLFLTITFSLNERFEACDAKTCGNGQNISYPFYIQGKQKPFCGQPGFELTCSHKGFPILTLMYTPYTIHQIFYDNQSLRVSNPVFSQPNLSSCIAPTQNLTVGRYRFRVAPNQRELFVLYGCDSAALQKTVPERRIWCSAAGNETTSVVGLDKGDRDLVSARESCKGGAVNATVDDLKGGVREALQRGFLLLWNATSCSECKSSGGRCGFDIDPRVYAFRCYCPDRPHAVKCTNTGTKGLSKAGKLVIGLSVVILCMLMIGLLLHCKRKHSSSSGQFQTRNTFSIPSSPNAEVESGSVYFGVPLFSYKELAEATNRFDLNKQIGDGGFGTVYNVADFGLSRLFPNDMTHVSTAPQGTPGYVDPEYHQCYQLTSKSDVYSFGVVLIELISSMPAVDMNRHKDEINLSNLAIKKIQERALSELVDPYLGFDSDKEVKRMIVEVAELAFQCLQQDRELRPPMDEVLEVLKRIESGKDELKHLEEAVHGSGSGVSHNVTTSSLDEAGLLKNRKPPSSPISVTDSWESSTNGSSSDKHSPDGGGTTSRPLSFKDMCLKKKRNRSMSKIRYAETKIDVVPCGACRPWIFFINEFLCFLRSDCSRMEKEKDEWRRYFK